AAAGAGGACAAGTGCGAGAACTCAACCTATGTAGTGAGTTCCATGATGGCGGAAACAATATCTCCATCGTTGGCTTTAAGAGCCTTAGTGGCTTTGGCCTTGGAAACACCAGCCTGAGTCATCACGAGCTCAACATCCTTGGCTTCAACACCGGTctcatcaacatcatcatcatcttcgtctTCCTCTTGCGCAACCGCGGCTGCTTCAGCGTTAGGGGGGATCATCGACGCAACATCCGGCATCTTAAACCTCTGAGCAGCTTGAGCTTGTAGCTGAGAGCTCATATCATCTATCTTGGCCTCGCCGAATATGACATAGGTCTCAGAGTTGGGACTCTTGAACACATCCGGCTTCGAGATGACAAACAAAACCTGAAGAGGGGATATGCAAGAATCAAACATTGGTTTTCAAGAAA
The DNA window shown above is from Brassica oleracea var. oleracea cultivar TO1000 unplaced genomic scaffold, BOL UnpScaffold01968, whole genome shotgun sequence and carries:
- the LOC106321554 gene encoding nascent polypeptide-associated complex subunit alpha-like protein 4, which translates into the protein MSSQLQAQAAQRFKMPDVASMIPPNAEAAAVAQEEDEDDDDVDETGVEAKDVELVMTQAGVSKAKATKALKANDGDIVSAIMELTT